Proteins encoded by one window of Flagellimonas lutaonensis:
- a CDS encoding universal stress protein, whose protein sequence is MSSITKILVPFDFTEASIAALDYTLSFVGFNRPIQVQALYVSSSALKEADLKETQDSFDRVVGSLNRRTMKKPELLMVQGELIASILQTRTDQQADLIIMGTLGDKSVDEHLTNTSQLVLEADCPVMAVPFGSEIKTPKEIALVLGKEEIENPRLLGILLNIARMFNAKVHVLTIYKESIYEENAIVESNEDTLEYYLEHFYAEHTFEKNQDIEKGILDYIKEKDIDLLTILPRNHAQKTKPSEGRLTKLLTLHSSVPVLTLD, encoded by the coding sequence ATGAGTAGCATTACTAAAATTTTGGTTCCCTTTGACTTTACTGAGGCCTCTATAGCCGCACTTGACTACACCCTTAGCTTTGTGGGTTTCAACAGGCCCATTCAGGTTCAGGCGTTGTATGTAAGTTCTTCAGCTCTCAAGGAGGCCGATTTGAAGGAAACCCAAGACAGTTTTGATAGGGTCGTCGGTTCGTTGAACAGACGTACCATGAAAAAGCCTGAGTTGTTGATGGTACAAGGCGAGCTTATCGCCAGCATATTGCAGACCAGAACAGATCAACAGGCCGATTTGATCATAATGGGCACATTGGGCGATAAAAGTGTCGATGAGCACCTAACCAATACTTCACAATTGGTGTTGGAAGCTGACTGCCCGGTTATGGCGGTGCCTTTCGGCTCAGAAATCAAAACCCCTAAGGAAATTGCCTTGGTTTTGGGCAAAGAAGAGATAGAAAACCCCCGTCTTTTGGGCATACTCTTGAATATTGCCCGTATGTTCAACGCCAAGGTGCATGTGCTGACCATCTATAAAGAATCTATTTACGAGGAAAATGCAATTGTAGAATCGAATGAGGACACCCTTGAGTATTATTTAGAGCACTTTTATGCAGAGCACACATTCGAAAAGAACCAAGATATCGAAAAGGGCATTTTGGACTATATCAAGGAAAAAGATATAGACCTCTTGACCATTTTGCCCCGCAACCATGCACAAAAGACAAAGCCCTCAGAGGGCCGGTTGACAAAGTTGTTGACCCTACATTCAAGCGTACCTGTTTTAACACTCGACTAG